The Haloimpatiens massiliensis genome contains a region encoding:
- a CDS encoding LysR family transcriptional regulator, translating to MFKYDNIVSKVCLVIIMKGIIVMIDIKLKTFITVSQTKNFTKAANILNMTQPAISQHIKFLEQYYKVKLFRKSKNKIELTSQGEFLYQNALELDRLSKFIENSLENSTSFIKKYRLGASLTIGGFTIPNLISTYMNKNPNIDIILTIDNTENIVNKLLDGNIDLGAVEGPFDKTKVKYTTFKKDELILVASPKHPFAGRGEVNVEEVLRDKLILREKGSGTREVFEKYLIKSGHMLTDEHIHMEISNISATVSLVCENLGCTVISKEAVKEQLKKGTLIRVPIKGFNMKREFNFIYKGNKEPEFSKDFMSFCKEATSND from the coding sequence ATGTTTAAGTATGATAATATAGTTAGTAAAGTATGTTTAGTTATAATAATGAAAGGAATTATAGTTATGATAGATATAAAATTAAAAACTTTTATAACTGTATCACAAACTAAAAATTTTACTAAGGCTGCAAATATTCTAAATATGACCCAACCAGCTATTTCTCAACATATTAAATTTCTTGAACAATATTATAAGGTGAAATTATTTAGAAAGAGTAAAAATAAAATAGAGCTCACGTCTCAAGGGGAATTTCTTTATCAAAATGCCTTAGAACTAGATAGACTTAGTAAATTTATAGAAAACTCTTTAGAAAACAGTACATCTTTTATTAAAAAATATAGATTAGGGGCAAGTCTCACTATAGGAGGTTTTACTATACCTAATTTAATAAGTACATACATGAATAAGAATCCCAATATAGATATAATATTGACTATAGATAATACAGAAAATATAGTAAATAAGCTTTTAGATGGAAATATAGATTTGGGAGCAGTAGAAGGACCTTTTGATAAAACTAAGGTTAAGTACACTACTTTTAAAAAGGATGAACTTATATTAGTTGCATCGCCAAAGCATCCCTTCGCTGGCAGAGGGGAAGTTAATGTGGAAGAGGTTTTAAGAGACAAACTTATTTTAAGAGAAAAAGGCTCTGGAACTAGAGAGGTATTTGAAAAATATTTAATAAAATCCGGTCACATGCTTACAGATGAACATATTCATATGGAAATATCTAATATAAGTGCTACGGTGTCTTTAGTGTGTGAGAATCTAGGCTGTACAGTTATATCTAAGGAAGCAGTTAAAGAGCAATTAAAAAAGGGTACATTAATAAGGGTACCCATAAAGGGATTTAACATGAAAAGAGAATTTAATTTTATATATAAAGGTAATAAAGAGCCAGAGTTTTCAAAAGACTTTATGAGTTTTTGTAAAGAAGCAACTTCTAATGATTAA
- a CDS encoding 4Fe-4S binding protein yields MRNITAEEKKKLKGQGFLPQRQDGYFACRVITKNGCNTAEEMKKISEIAEKYGRGYVSYTTRLTVEIPWIEYENIEKVKEELKELGLYSGGTGDKIRPVTACKGTVCVYGLADTQALAEEIHNTFYEGWRGISLPHKFKIGIGGCPNNCIKPDLNDFGIVGQRKIRIEEDKCKACNNCGMEKACVHGAINKKEGQKPTIDREKCVNCGKCLEACYFDATAVEKEGFKVYLGGKWGKKTRPGQAIQGIFSKEEVMDILEKSILFYKENGNTKERFGDMIDTIGKSKIEGELGFKLL; encoded by the coding sequence ATGAGAAATATAACAGCTGAAGAAAAGAAAAAATTAAAAGGACAAGGATTTTTACCTCAAAGACAAGATGGTTATTTTGCTTGTAGAGTTATAACGAAGAATGGATGTAATACAGCTGAAGAGATGAAAAAAATTAGTGAAATTGCTGAGAAATATGGAAGGGGATATGTAAGTTACACCACAAGACTTACAGTAGAAATCCCATGGATAGAGTATGAAAATATAGAAAAGGTAAAAGAAGAATTAAAAGAATTAGGATTATATAGTGGTGGTACTGGGGATAAGATAAGACCAGTAACCGCTTGCAAGGGAACAGTTTGTGTCTATGGCTTAGCAGATACTCAAGCTTTAGCAGAGGAAATACACAATACTTTTTATGAAGGATGGAGAGGCATTTCTCTTCCTCATAAATTTAAAATAGGTATTGGAGGATGTCCCAACAACTGTATTAAGCCAGATTTAAATGATTTTGGCATAGTAGGCCAGAGAAAGATCAGAATAGAAGAAGATAAGTGCAAAGCATGTAACAATTGTGGAATGGAGAAAGCTTGTGTTCATGGAGCTATAAATAAAAAAGAAGGGCAAAAGCCAACAATAGATAGGGAGAAATGTGTTAATTGTGGCAAATGCTTAGAGGCATGCTATTTTGATGCTACAGCAGTTGAAAAGGAAGGATTTAAAGTATATCTAGGTGGTAAATGGGGCAAAAAAACGAGACCAGGACAGGCCATACAAGGAATTTTCTCAAAGGAAGAGGTTATGGACATACTAGAGAAATCTATACTTTTCTATAAGGAAAATGGAAATACAAAAGAAAGATTTGGAGATATGATTGATACAATAGGAAAATCAAAGATAGAAGGAGAGCTTGGTTTTAAATTATTATAA
- a CDS encoding DL-endopeptidase inhibitor IseA family protein has protein sequence MKFAHLKKEIINLLSNSYKSMRNLESFYINHPPFQEFNNYTYMKMPKSITSHELLVAYLNKNLNLNKYFTNDYIERLTNYVFNKKIDGQYYMSVGQFGQIFNMKNAKITSTKYEGNKLYVTFQGYYDEIDFKTEKATLVFDGTNWLVDTATFSPW, from the coding sequence ATGAAATTTGCTCATTTAAAGAAGGAAATTATAAATTTATTATCTAATTCATACAAGAGCATGAGGAATTTGGAGAGCTTCTATATAAATCATCCACCATTCCAAGAATTTAATAATTATACTTATATGAAAATGCCTAAAAGCATAACATCTCATGAATTGCTTGTTGCTTATTTAAATAAAAATCTTAATTTAAATAAATACTTTACTAATGATTATATTGAAAGATTAACAAATTATGTTTTTAACAAAAAAATTGATGGGCAATATTATATGTCGGTAGGACAATTTGGTCAAATTTTTAATATGAAAAATGCTAAAATAACATCAACAAAATATGAAGGTAATAAACTATATGTAACTTTCCAAGGATACTATGATGAAATTGACTTTAAAACTGAAAAAGCTACTTTAGTTTTTGATGGAACAAATTGGCTAGTAGATACTGCTACTTTTTCACCTTGGTAA